One stretch of Micromonospora echinospora DNA includes these proteins:
- the thiD gene encoding bifunctional hydroxymethylpyrimidine kinase/phosphomethylpyrimidine kinase: protein MTPKTVLTVAGSDSGAGAGIQADLKTFAALGAYGTSVLTAVTAQSTRGVDAVLPLPPQTVRDQMDSVLGDFDVRAVKTGMLGTPAVADAVAEAARAGRLPHLVVDPVLVATSGHRLGVVEAVERLLPYAEVATPNCAEAAALTGGPVGTVEEMVAAAEALAARGPAFVVVTGGDVDADGESVDVLSGGGTTRLLRAPRVDTRHNHGTGCSFSAAVAVRLAAGDAVPVAVAAAKEYVTRALTGAQGWELGAGRGPLDHFGWSA from the coding sequence GTGACGCCGAAAACAGTTCTCACCGTGGCAGGGTCCGACTCCGGAGCAGGAGCAGGCATCCAGGCCGACCTCAAGACGTTCGCCGCGCTCGGGGCGTACGGCACGAGCGTGCTCACCGCCGTCACCGCGCAGAGCACGCGGGGCGTGGACGCCGTGCTGCCGCTGCCGCCGCAGACCGTCCGCGACCAGATGGACAGCGTGCTCGGCGACTTCGACGTCCGGGCCGTGAAGACCGGGATGCTCGGCACCCCGGCGGTCGCCGACGCGGTGGCCGAGGCGGCCCGGGCCGGGCGGCTGCCGCACCTGGTCGTCGATCCGGTACTGGTCGCCACCAGTGGGCACCGGCTCGGCGTGGTCGAGGCGGTCGAGCGGCTGCTGCCGTACGCGGAGGTGGCGACGCCGAACTGCGCGGAGGCCGCCGCCCTCACCGGAGGCCCGGTGGGCACGGTCGAGGAGATGGTGGCGGCGGCCGAGGCGCTGGCGGCGCGCGGCCCGGCGTTCGTGGTGGTGACGGGCGGCGACGTGGACGCCGACGGCGAGTCGGTGGACGTGCTGTCCGGCGGCGGGACCACGCGGCTGCTGCGCGCGCCCCGGGTGGACACCCGGCACAACCACGGCACCGGCTGCTCGTTCTCGGCCGCCGTCGCGGTCCGGCTCGCCGCCGGCGACGCGGTGCCGGTCGCGGTGGCGGCCGCCAAGGAGTACGTCACCCGCGCGCTGACCGGCGCGCAGGGCTGGGAGCTGGGCGCGGGACGCGGCCCGCTGGACCACTTCGGCTGGTCCGCATGA
- a CDS encoding cupin yields MTELSADLELGPVGQEIVYENDRVRVWHIRLEPGERQPLHRHDHPYLVVAIQGAKNVVQTIDGATIDADEPTGGVVYRDPGAVHMLTNVGDTTYLARLVELK; encoded by the coding sequence ATGACCGAACTCTCCGCCGACCTCGAACTCGGCCCGGTGGGCCAGGAGATCGTGTACGAGAACGACCGGGTACGGGTCTGGCACATCCGGCTGGAGCCGGGTGAGCGGCAGCCGCTGCACCGCCACGACCACCCGTACCTGGTGGTGGCGATCCAGGGCGCGAAGAACGTGGTGCAGACGATCGACGGTGCCACCATCGACGCCGACGAGCCGACCGGCGGCGTCGTCTACCGGGATCCGGGCGCGGTGCACATGCTGACGAACGTCGGCGACACCACCTACCTCGCCCGCCTGGTCGAGCTGAAGTAG
- a CDS encoding ABC transporter ATP-binding protein produces the protein MIRLSGVSRTFDGRSGQVEALRGIDLDVAEGEFVAVLGRSGCGKSTLLRMIAGLLPVSGGEITVAGTPITKPRRDVAMLFQRPALLPWRTVLDNVLLPVEIFGWRRAEHRDRARQLLEMAGLGGFEKRLPHELSGGMQQRVSLCRSLIGSPRVMLMDEPFSALDALTREELSGELQRVHMETKATIVFVTHSIDEAVLLADRVVVLSPRPGRIREVVEVNVPRPRTLGRHAHLADVARISAELHELLMERDVPGVPAPTGPAQPPAASAETPPRAAAAGGR, from the coding sequence ATGATCCGACTGTCCGGGGTGTCCCGCACCTTCGACGGCCGTTCCGGCCAGGTGGAGGCGCTGCGCGGCATCGACCTCGACGTCGCCGAAGGCGAGTTCGTCGCCGTTCTCGGCCGGTCCGGCTGCGGCAAGTCCACGCTTCTGCGCATGATCGCCGGCCTGCTCCCGGTCAGCGGCGGCGAGATCACGGTGGCCGGTACGCCGATCACGAAGCCCCGCCGGGACGTGGCCATGCTGTTCCAGCGGCCGGCCCTGCTGCCCTGGCGCACGGTGCTGGACAACGTGCTGCTGCCGGTGGAGATCTTCGGCTGGCGCCGGGCCGAGCACCGCGACCGCGCCCGCCAACTGCTGGAGATGGCCGGGCTGGGCGGCTTCGAGAAGCGGCTCCCGCACGAGCTGTCCGGCGGAATGCAGCAGCGCGTCTCGCTCTGCCGGTCGCTCATCGGCTCACCCCGGGTGATGCTCATGGACGAGCCGTTCTCCGCGCTCGACGCGCTCACCCGCGAGGAGCTCTCCGGCGAACTCCAGCGGGTGCACATGGAGACGAAGGCCACCATCGTCTTCGTCACCCACTCGATCGACGAGGCGGTGCTGCTCGCCGACCGGGTCGTCGTGCTCAGCCCGCGCCCCGGCCGCATCCGCGAGGTGGTCGAGGTGAACGTCCCCCGGCCCCGCACCCTCGGCCGGCACGCACACCTGGCCGACGTCGCGCGGATCAGCGCCGAACTGCACGAACTGCTGATGGAGCGGGACGTCCCGGGCGTACCCGCGCCGACCGGACCGGCGCAGCCGCCGGCCGCGTCGGCCGAGACGCCGCCGCGGGCCGCGGCGGCGGGAGGACGGTGA
- a CDS encoding ABC transporter substrate-binding protein, with protein sequence MSPIRSASFAALASAVLATTLTGCGIGGEPQDTSPIVIAADLELSGASAPVGKVYQRALELKVEQVNSSGALGGRRIDLRIKDNRSDAAESLRNINDFSGDSRVSAVIMGGCNECAVGAARTIGEKRIPTIALASSSAVTEPVDQRRYVFKLAPNAADSAAALATELERRNIRKVALLHSADGYGQEGLTALQRELEKTTVRLVGNESVRLTDTEVGTQVNDLIAAKPQALILWTTPEQATLAATTARQSKFRGSLFFDAAAAGDLFLGPSARSTEEATLIFTQTMVIDDVIATTPAKAARRQWFQDYTARFGGYNGFSSFAADAVQLIVDAEQRAGGEPGKIDRDALRDVLETSQLDGLSGPIRMTPDNHSGLMPQALTTLVARGGRWRLAG encoded by the coding sequence TTGAGCCCCATCCGCTCCGCGAGCTTCGCGGCGCTCGCATCGGCCGTGCTGGCCACCACGCTCACCGGCTGCGGGATCGGCGGGGAACCGCAGGACACCAGCCCCATCGTCATCGCCGCCGACCTGGAACTCTCCGGCGCGTCGGCGCCGGTCGGCAAGGTGTACCAGCGGGCACTGGAACTGAAGGTCGAGCAGGTGAACTCGTCCGGCGCGCTGGGTGGCCGGAGGATCGACCTGAGGATCAAGGACAACCGCTCCGACGCTGCGGAATCCTTGCGGAACATCAATGATTTCAGCGGCGACTCACGGGTCAGCGCCGTCATCATGGGCGGCTGCAACGAATGCGCCGTCGGCGCGGCCCGCACCATCGGTGAGAAGCGCATTCCGACGATCGCACTGGCTTCGTCGAGCGCGGTCACCGAACCGGTGGACCAACGACGATATGTCTTCAAGCTCGCCCCGAACGCCGCCGACAGCGCCGCCGCGCTCGCCACCGAACTGGAGCGGCGCAACATCCGCAAGGTCGCGCTGCTGCACAGCGCCGACGGTTACGGCCAGGAAGGGCTCACCGCGCTGCAGCGGGAGCTGGAAAAGACCACGGTGCGGCTGGTGGGCAACGAATCGGTGCGGCTCACCGACACCGAGGTCGGCACGCAGGTCAACGATCTGATCGCCGCCAAGCCGCAGGCCCTGATCCTCTGGACCACGCCGGAGCAGGCGACGCTGGCCGCCACCACGGCCCGGCAGAGCAAGTTCCGCGGGTCGCTGTTCTTCGACGCCGCGGCCGCCGGCGACCTCTTCCTGGGCCCGTCGGCCCGCTCCACCGAAGAGGCCACGCTGATCTTCACCCAGACCATGGTGATCGACGATGTGATCGCCACCACCCCGGCCAAGGCCGCACGCCGGCAGTGGTTCCAGGACTACACCGCCCGGTTCGGCGGCTACAACGGCTTCTCCTCGTTCGCCGCGGACGCGGTCCAGCTGATCGTCGACGCCGAGCAGCGCGCCGGTGGCGAACCGGGCAAGATCGACCGGGACGCGCTGCGCGACGTGCTGGAGACCTCGCAGCTGGACGGGCTGTCCGGGCCGATCCGGATGACGCCGGACAACCACTCCGGGTTGATGCCGCAGGCGTTGACGACGCTCGTGGCTCGTGGTGGTCGTTGGCGGCTCGCGGGTTAG
- a CDS encoding thiazole synthase produces the protein MSTLEIGGVEFGSRLILGTGGAANLHVLEQAIRASGTELVTLALRRVDTTPGGSGGLLDLVERCGVRLLPNTAGCRTAVEAVKTAHLAREAFDTDWVKLEVIGDERTLLPDGVELLRAAEELVADGFTVLPYTSDDPVLARRLADVGCAAVMPAGSPIGSGLGIGNPHHIRLIRQAVDVPVVLDAGIGTASDAALAMELGCDAVLLASAVTRAADPVAMATAMRYAVEAGRLAYGAGRITRRFHALASTPDDGRPDL, from the coding sequence ATGTCCACGTTGGAGATCGGCGGGGTCGAGTTCGGCTCCCGGCTCATCCTCGGCACCGGTGGGGCGGCGAACCTGCACGTGCTGGAGCAGGCGATCCGGGCGTCCGGCACCGAGCTGGTCACGCTGGCGCTGCGCCGGGTGGACACCACGCCCGGCGGGTCGGGCGGCCTGCTCGACCTGGTGGAGCGGTGCGGCGTACGGCTGCTGCCGAACACTGCCGGCTGCCGTACCGCTGTGGAGGCGGTGAAGACGGCGCACCTGGCTCGGGAGGCGTTCGACACCGACTGGGTGAAGCTGGAGGTGATCGGCGACGAACGCACGCTCCTGCCCGACGGGGTGGAGCTGCTGCGCGCCGCCGAGGAGCTGGTGGCGGACGGGTTCACAGTGCTGCCGTACACGTCGGACGATCCGGTGCTGGCGCGGCGCCTGGCGGACGTGGGATGCGCGGCGGTGATGCCGGCCGGGTCGCCGATCGGCTCCGGGCTGGGCATCGGCAACCCGCACCACATCCGGCTGATCCGGCAGGCCGTCGACGTGCCGGTGGTGCTCGACGCGGGCATCGGCACCGCCTCCGACGCGGCGCTCGCCATGGAGCTGGGCTGCGACGCGGTGCTGCTGGCGAGCGCCGTGACCCGGGCCGCCGACCCGGTGGCGATGGCCACCGCGATGCGGTACGCGGTCGAGGCCGGGCGCCTGGCGTACGGCGCGGGTCGCATCACCCGCCGCTTCCACGCCCTGGCGTCCACTCCCGACGACGGACGACCCGACCTGTGA
- the thiO gene encoding glycine oxidase ThiO, giving the protein MLRGGPSSTGGVNRGPFLTDVAVVGGGPVGWAIAWRCAQRGLRVVVHDDRPGSGASSVAAGMLSPVAEAYFGEHELTGLLVESAARWPGFAAELAEASGVDIGYRTEGTLVVGLTADDLAEAGRLWSYQQGLGLPITPLRPSELRDREPALAPRVRGGAVAPGDHQVDPRRLVAALRTAAERAGAELRPARVGALSEVDARVTVVAAGCGAAELTGLPVRPVKGQVLRLRAPGGGPPGFRHVIRGYADSESVYLVPRDSGEVVVGATVEERADTAVTAGGVLTLLRAAAELVPELVEYELAEAVAGLRPGTPDNAPIIGPLPGRQGVLAATGHHRHGIVLTPVTADLVTELIVTGEPDPALAPFTPDRFGKERTWN; this is encoded by the coding sequence GTGTTAAGAGGGGGCCCTTCCTCTACCGGAGGCGTTAACAGGGGGCCCTTCCTTACCGACGTGGCGGTGGTGGGGGGCGGCCCGGTGGGGTGGGCGATCGCGTGGCGGTGTGCGCAGCGCGGACTGCGCGTGGTGGTGCACGACGACCGGCCCGGGTCGGGCGCGTCGTCGGTGGCCGCCGGGATGCTGTCGCCGGTCGCCGAGGCGTACTTCGGGGAACACGAGCTGACCGGGCTGCTCGTCGAGTCGGCCGCCCGCTGGCCCGGCTTCGCGGCCGAGCTGGCCGAGGCGAGCGGCGTCGACATCGGGTACCGCACCGAGGGCACGCTCGTCGTCGGGCTCACCGCCGACGACCTGGCCGAGGCGGGGCGGCTGTGGTCGTACCAACAGGGGTTGGGACTGCCGATCACGCCGCTGCGTCCCTCGGAGCTGCGCGACCGCGAACCGGCGCTGGCGCCGCGCGTGCGCGGCGGCGCGGTGGCCCCCGGCGACCACCAGGTCGACCCGCGCCGGCTGGTCGCCGCGCTGCGCACGGCCGCGGAACGAGCCGGTGCGGAGCTGCGCCCGGCCCGCGTCGGCGCGCTGTCCGAGGTGGACGCCCGCGTCACAGTGGTCGCGGCCGGCTGCGGCGCGGCGGAGCTGACCGGCCTGCCGGTCCGCCCGGTGAAGGGTCAGGTGTTGCGGCTGCGCGCGCCGGGTGGCGGTCCGCCGGGCTTCCGGCACGTGATCCGGGGGTACGCGGACAGCGAGTCGGTCTACCTGGTGCCCCGGGACAGCGGTGAGGTCGTGGTCGGGGCGACAGTCGAGGAGCGCGCGGACACCGCTGTCACCGCCGGTGGCGTGCTGACGCTGCTGCGCGCCGCGGCGGAGCTGGTGCCGGAACTCGTCGAGTACGAGCTGGCCGAAGCCGTCGCCGGGTTGCGCCCCGGTACGCCGGACAACGCGCCGATCATCGGGCCGCTGCCCGGGCGGCAGGGCGTGCTCGCCGCGACCGGGCACCACCGGCACGGCATCGTGCTCACACCGGTCACCGCCGACCTGGTCACCGAACTGATCGTCACCGGCGAGCCGGATCCCGCGCTCGCCCCCTTCACCCCGGACCGCTTCGGGAAGGAGCGCACGTGGAACTGA
- the thiS gene encoding sulfur carrier protein ThiS produces MELIVNGTGRTLPDGVTVAEVVRTVTDRERGLAVAVNGEVVPRGGWSASVLRDGDRVEVLSATQGG; encoded by the coding sequence GTGGAACTGATCGTCAACGGCACGGGCCGGACGCTGCCCGACGGTGTCACAGTCGCCGAGGTGGTCCGTACCGTCACCGACCGGGAGCGCGGGCTCGCGGTGGCGGTGAACGGCGAGGTGGTGCCGCGCGGCGGCTGGTCGGCGAGCGTGCTGCGCGACGGCGACCGGGTCGAGGTGCTCAGCGCCACCCAGGGCGGGTGA
- a CDS encoding ABC transporter substrate-binding protein, whose amino-acid sequence MRRLTRTVAAAALATALALVGGCSSDSDKSESGGGNGAALEKVTYLTSFGNFGRDSYAWVAKDKGFFKEAGFDVDIKPGQGTGSVIQTITGGQAQFGPIDLTGGILQLGNGQAKDFVAVAAIQQRTMAAIVTVEGKNIATPKDLEGKKLADTPSSVVRNLFPTYARLAGIDGSKVTWVNGEAQSLMPMLGSGSVDGIGQFVVGQPTVETVTKKKPVVLPYSNVMQDLYGNALITSTKLAKEKPEMVKKFTAALLKGLEYSLAHPDEAAEILKKNVPAAVPAAASAELQLMAAYVRSSNSGTAIGTLDSGRVAKSIALLKGAGALKQDLTPDQIIDFNLAPKA is encoded by the coding sequence ATGAGAAGGCTGACCCGTACGGTCGCCGCCGCGGCTCTGGCGACCGCCCTCGCCCTCGTGGGCGGCTGCAGCAGCGACTCGGACAAGTCCGAGAGCGGCGGCGGCAACGGCGCGGCGCTGGAAAAGGTGACGTACCTCACCTCATTCGGCAACTTCGGCCGTGACTCCTACGCCTGGGTGGCGAAGGACAAGGGCTTCTTCAAGGAGGCCGGCTTCGACGTCGACATCAAGCCCGGCCAGGGCACTGGCTCCGTCATCCAGACCATCACCGGCGGCCAGGCCCAGTTCGGCCCGATCGACCTGACCGGTGGCATCCTCCAGCTCGGCAACGGCCAGGCGAAGGACTTCGTGGCGGTGGCCGCGATCCAGCAGCGCACCATGGCCGCGATCGTCACGGTCGAGGGCAAGAACATCGCCACCCCGAAGGACCTCGAGGGCAAGAAGCTCGCCGACACCCCCAGCTCCGTCGTGCGTAACCTCTTCCCCACGTACGCACGGCTCGCCGGAATCGACGGCAGCAAGGTGACCTGGGTCAACGGTGAGGCGCAGAGCCTGATGCCCATGCTGGGCTCCGGCTCGGTGGACGGCATCGGCCAGTTCGTCGTCGGCCAGCCGACGGTGGAGACGGTGACCAAGAAGAAGCCGGTCGTCCTGCCGTACAGCAACGTGATGCAGGACCTCTACGGCAACGCGCTGATCACCTCCACGAAGCTCGCCAAGGAGAAGCCGGAGATGGTGAAGAAGTTCACCGCCGCGCTGCTCAAGGGCCTGGAGTACTCGCTGGCCCACCCGGACGAGGCCGCCGAGATCCTGAAGAAGAACGTGCCGGCCGCCGTCCCGGCCGCAGCCTCCGCCGAGCTTCAGCTGATGGCCGCGTACGTCCGGTCGAGCAACTCCGGCACCGCAATCGGCACGCTGGACAGCGGCCGGGTGGCCAAGAGCATCGCGCTGCTGAAGGGCGCGGGCGCGCTCAAGCAGGACCTCACCCCGGACCAGATCATCGACTTCAACCTCGCGCCGAAGGCCTGA
- the thiC gene encoding phosphomethylpyrimidine synthase ThiC, whose translation MQARRKVYVEGSRPDIRVPFAEVPLTGDNPPVRLYDTSGPGSDPEVGLPALRGPWIAERGDVAPVRGAGTPLAGVDGKRPTQLAYARAGIVTPEMEFVAIRESVSPEFVRDEIAAGRAVLPLNVNHPECEPAIIGKAFLVKVNANIGTSAVTSSVAEEVEKLTWATRWGADTVMDLSTGKHIHSTREAIVRNAPVPIGTVPIYQALEKVGGDPVKLSWEVFRETVVEQAEQGVDYMTVHAGVLLPYVPLAVDRVTGIVSRGGSIMAAWCLAHHEENFLYTNFAELCEILARYDVTFSLGDGLRPGSIADANDEAQFAELRTLGELTKIAWEHDVQVMIEGPGHVPMHKIKENVDLQQEWCHEAPFYTLGPLTTDIAPAYDHITSAIGAAMIGMFGTAMLCYVTPKEHLGLPDRDDVKAGVIAYKIAAHAADLAKGHPGAQAWDDALSKARFEFRWEDQFNLALDPETARSYHDATLPAEPAKTAHFCSMCGPKFCSMKITQELKEYAARGMRGKSEEFVAGGSRVYLPLA comes from the coding sequence ATGCAGGCACGTCGCAAGGTGTACGTGGAAGGGTCGCGGCCGGACATCCGGGTGCCGTTCGCCGAGGTGCCGCTGACCGGGGACAACCCGCCGGTACGGCTCTACGACACCTCCGGCCCCGGCTCGGACCCGGAGGTGGGGCTGCCCGCGCTGCGCGGGCCGTGGATCGCCGAGCGCGGCGACGTCGCCCCGGTCCGCGGCGCCGGCACACCGCTGGCGGGCGTGGACGGGAAGCGGCCGACGCAGCTCGCGTACGCCCGGGCCGGGATCGTCACGCCGGAGATGGAGTTCGTGGCGATCCGGGAGTCGGTGTCGCCGGAGTTCGTGCGGGACGAGATCGCGGCCGGGCGGGCGGTGTTGCCGCTCAACGTCAACCACCCGGAGTGCGAGCCGGCCATCATCGGCAAGGCGTTCCTGGTCAAGGTCAACGCGAACATCGGCACCTCGGCTGTCACCTCGTCGGTGGCCGAGGAGGTGGAGAAGCTGACCTGGGCGACCCGGTGGGGCGCGGACACCGTGATGGACCTGTCCACCGGCAAGCACATCCACTCCACGCGCGAGGCGATCGTGCGGAACGCGCCGGTGCCGATCGGCACGGTGCCGATCTACCAGGCGCTGGAGAAGGTCGGCGGCGACCCGGTGAAGCTGAGCTGGGAGGTGTTCCGCGAGACCGTCGTCGAGCAGGCGGAACAGGGCGTCGACTACATGACTGTGCACGCCGGGGTGCTGCTGCCGTACGTGCCGCTGGCGGTGGACCGGGTGACGGGCATCGTGTCCCGGGGCGGTTCGATCATGGCGGCCTGGTGCCTGGCGCACCACGAGGAGAACTTCCTCTACACGAACTTCGCCGAGCTGTGCGAGATCCTCGCCCGGTACGACGTGACGTTCTCCCTCGGTGACGGTCTGCGGCCCGGCTCCATCGCCGACGCCAACGACGAGGCACAGTTCGCCGAGCTGCGTACGCTCGGGGAGCTGACGAAGATCGCCTGGGAGCACGACGTGCAGGTGATGATCGAGGGCCCCGGGCACGTGCCGATGCACAAGATCAAGGAGAACGTGGACCTCCAGCAGGAGTGGTGCCACGAGGCCCCGTTCTACACGCTCGGGCCGCTGACCACCGACATCGCGCCCGCGTACGACCACATCACCTCGGCGATCGGCGCGGCGATGATCGGCATGTTCGGCACCGCCATGCTCTGCTACGTCACCCCGAAGGAGCACCTCGGGCTGCCGGACCGGGACGACGTGAAGGCGGGCGTGATCGCGTACAAGATCGCGGCGCACGCGGCCGACCTGGCCAAGGGGCACCCCGGCGCGCAGGCGTGGGACGACGCGCTCTCCAAGGCCCGGTTCGAGTTCCGGTGGGAGGACCAGTTCAACCTGGCGCTCGACCCGGAGACCGCGCGGTCGTACCACGACGCGACGCTGCCCGCCGAGCCCGCGAAGACCGCGCACTTCTGCTCGATGTGCGGCCCGAAGTTCTGCTCCATGAAGATCACGCAGGAGTTGAAGGAGTACGCGGCGCGGGGCATGCGCGGAAAGTCGGAGGAGTTCGTCGCCGGCGGATCACGGGTCTACCTGCCACTGGCGTGA
- a CDS encoding LLM class F420-dependent oxidoreductase produces the protein MRVSVFTEPHRGADYDDQLRFARLVEETGFEGFFRADHYRAMGDEPALPGPTDAWLTLAALARETSRIRLGTLVTSATFRLPGPLAVMVAQVDRMSGGRVELGIGAGWYEREHTAYGIPFPPVAERFDRLAEQLEIVTGLWRTPADETYTFTGEHYRLLDAPALPKPVQQPGPPVIVGGRGPKRTPELAARYADEFNMPFKSVAETATAYDRVREACDRTGRDASGRAPLTLSAGIVVAIGRTDAEAQRRAAPLHVTSALPPEDPVVGSPAQLVDRIGEFAAIGTTRVHLRLIDFDDLDHVELIAAEVLPQLDGPR, from the coding sequence ATGCGGGTCTCGGTCTTCACCGAACCCCACCGCGGAGCGGACTACGACGACCAGCTCCGGTTCGCCCGGCTGGTCGAGGAGACCGGCTTCGAGGGCTTCTTCCGGGCCGACCACTACCGGGCGATGGGGGACGAACCGGCGCTGCCCGGCCCCACCGACGCCTGGCTGACGCTCGCCGCGCTGGCCCGGGAGACCTCCCGGATCCGGCTCGGCACGCTCGTCACGTCCGCCACGTTCCGGCTCCCCGGCCCGCTGGCGGTCATGGTCGCCCAGGTCGACCGGATGAGCGGCGGACGGGTCGAGCTGGGCATCGGCGCCGGCTGGTACGAGCGTGAGCACACCGCGTACGGCATCCCGTTCCCGCCCGTCGCCGAGCGCTTCGACCGGCTCGCCGAGCAGCTGGAGATCGTCACCGGCCTGTGGCGCACCCCGGCCGACGAGACGTACACCTTCACCGGCGAGCACTACCGGCTGCTGGACGCTCCGGCGCTGCCCAAGCCGGTGCAGCAGCCCGGCCCGCCGGTGATCGTCGGCGGCCGGGGACCGAAGCGCACGCCCGAGCTGGCCGCCCGCTACGCCGACGAGTTCAACATGCCGTTCAAGAGCGTGGCCGAGACCGCCACCGCGTACGACCGGGTCCGGGAGGCGTGCGACCGCACCGGCCGGGACGCCTCCGGCCGGGCCCCGCTGACGCTCTCCGCCGGCATCGTGGTGGCGATCGGACGCACCGACGCCGAGGCGCAGCGCCGGGCCGCCCCGCTGCACGTCACCAGCGCGCTGCCGCCGGAGGACCCGGTGGTCGGCTCCCCCGCCCAGCTCGTCGACCGGATCGGCGAGTTCGCCGCGATCGGGACCACCCGGGTCCACCTGCGCCTGATCGACTTCGACGACCTCGACCACGTGGAGCTCATCGCCGCCGAGGTGCTCCCCCAACTGGACGGACCGCGATGA
- a CDS encoding ABC transporter permease — protein sequence MVRRGFAVRPAAVGLPALGLLITVAAWWLVTSGLNLVHPAALPPPQAVGKSLANTTGVLLPALGITTWTTLFGFLLSSAAGVLIGMALAASRRVERMFAPLLVAVNAVPKIAFGPLLVVAVGWGQKPILTMVFLLCFFPIVLSTATGLTTTPADLAELGRSLNASWWQSFRKVRFPSALPQIFVGLKVAMPLAAIGAVIGEFYSDRPGLGYQILQYNGVGDTATAWAAIVLVALMSIVLYAALSFIERLALPWVRATTSAR from the coding sequence GTGGTCCGGCGCGGGTTCGCCGTACGTCCGGCCGCGGTCGGGCTGCCGGCGCTCGGCCTGCTGATCACGGTGGCCGCCTGGTGGCTGGTCACCTCGGGGCTGAACCTGGTGCACCCGGCCGCGCTGCCGCCGCCGCAGGCGGTGGGGAAGTCCCTCGCGAACACCACCGGCGTGCTGCTGCCCGCGTTGGGCATCACCACCTGGACTACCCTGTTCGGCTTCCTGCTCTCGTCGGCCGCCGGGGTGCTGATCGGGATGGCGCTGGCCGCGTCCCGCCGGGTGGAGCGGATGTTCGCGCCGCTGCTGGTGGCCGTGAACGCGGTCCCGAAGATCGCGTTCGGGCCGCTGCTGGTGGTGGCCGTCGGCTGGGGTCAGAAACCCATCCTGACCATGGTGTTCCTGCTCTGCTTCTTCCCGATCGTGCTCTCCACCGCCACCGGCCTGACCACCACTCCGGCGGACCTGGCGGAGCTGGGCCGGTCGCTGAACGCCTCGTGGTGGCAGTCGTTCCGCAAGGTGCGCTTCCCGTCCGCGTTGCCGCAGATCTTCGTCGGGCTCAAGGTGGCCATGCCGCTGGCCGCGATCGGCGCGGTGATCGGTGAGTTCTATTCGGATCGTCCCGGCCTGGGCTACCAGATCCTGCAGTACAACGGCGTCGGCGACACCGCCACCGCCTGGGCCGCGATCGTGCTGGTGGCCCTGATGAGCATCGTGCTCTACGCCGCTCTGAGTTTCATCGAGCGCCTGGCCCTGCCCTGGGTCCGGGCCACCACCTCAGCCCGCTGA
- a CDS encoding thiamine phosphate synthase yields the protein MPGCPGGVVVLTDRLVARGALVDVVAGAVGGGVRWVVLREKDLPRAERLALAVDLRAILAEAGGTLVVAGPDPLDGDAVHLPAAGPYPPPAVGLVGRSCHDIAELARLTTEHYATLSPVYETRTKPGYGPPLRPDGLRELIAASPVPVLALGGIETPAQVTACVEAGATGVAVLGAIMRADDPTETATTLGRAFQEAATRLARTHPARSDEGPHEKGCGRP from the coding sequence ATTCCGGGCTGCCCGGGTGGCGTCGTGGTGCTCACCGATCGTCTGGTGGCTCGGGGGGCGCTCGTCGACGTGGTGGCGGGTGCCGTGGGCGGGGGAGTGCGGTGGGTGGTGCTGCGGGAGAAGGACCTGCCGCGCGCCGAGCGCCTCGCGCTCGCCGTCGACCTGCGCGCGATCCTCGCCGAGGCGGGCGGCACGCTCGTCGTCGCCGGGCCGGACCCGCTCGACGGGGACGCGGTGCACCTGCCGGCCGCCGGCCCGTACCCGCCGCCCGCCGTCGGGCTCGTCGGCCGCTCCTGCCACGACATCGCCGAGCTGGCCCGGCTCACCACCGAGCACTACGCCACGCTGTCCCCGGTCTACGAGACAAGAACGAAGCCCGGCTACGGCCCACCCCTGCGCCCCGACGGGCTACGCGAGCTGATCGCGGCAAGCCCGGTCCCGGTGCTGGCACTCGGCGGCATCGAAACCCCGGCCCAGGTCACCGCATGCGTCGAGGCGGGCGCCACCGGAGTAGCAGTGCTGGGCGCGATCATGCGCGCCGACGACCCCACCGAAACCGCCACCACGCTGGGCAGAGCCTTCCAGGAGGCGGCCACCCGCTTGGCGCGCACCCACCCCGCGCGATCCGACGAAGGCCCGCACGAGAAGGGCTGCGGCCGACCGTGA